CCGTCGTACTCGGACATGGCGAACTGGTTCAGGAGGAATCCGTCCACCGATCCGCTCGCCAGGTATTCGGGGCCGCCCGAGCCCCCGATGTCGAATTGATGGATATGGGTGCTGATGGCTTCCGCCTCCCTGATCGCCGTCTCCTCGTCGAGGGCATCCCAGTCGGCCCAGCGCTGGGTGGCGACGTAGAGGTTGGTCGACGACGCGTAGACCGTGTCGCCTCCCGACATCACGGTTGACACCGCCTCGGTGCCGATCCCGCCGGCGAGGTCGAAGCTCAGCACGGACAGGAAGTCGAACCCCGAGAACTGCTCGGGTGCGTATGACGAGGCACAATCGATGAACAGGCCCCGCGAGATGCCGCCCGTACCCTCGAGGACGTAACCAGGTGCCCAGTCCTCCAGAGTCGATTCCGCGATGGTCATCCGGTTGGCCATCTCGGCCCTGGCCTCGGCCGACCGGGACGCGGGATAGACGAACGGGAGCCGTTCGTGGGGCCGGGAGGAGAGGACCAGGCTGACCCGCTCGCCCACCAGCCGGGCCGACACGTACCTGCCCTCCACCGTGAGAGTGCCGGTCACGGTCAGGTTCCCGGGGTCGGACAGATCGACCTGGACCACCTGGGTGAGGTCGCCGACCGGTCCATAGCCGCCGGCCATCAGCAGGGCGGTGCCTTCGCCGAGGAACATCCGGAAACTGTGGAACCTGCCGAGACTCTCGTCCTTGCCCTGCTGGGACTCCCAGGACCAGAGATCGAGCGTCCCCACCAGTTCAGGACTGCCTGACGAGACGTCGATGTAGTGGAGCATGCCATGGGCCAGGACGAGGATCCGGCTTCCGTCGGTCTTGACGAGGTCCGGCTCGTCGACGCCGATTTCCTGGACGTTGGTGGTCGAGTAGTCGACGCCGGCTTGCGGGGCCGAGGCGACGCTGTCGGCCGCGGCCGCAGCGCTTTCCTCCATGATCTCGAAATCTGCCTCTTCCACGATGAGCTCTTCGGGGTAGCGGCCACCGTCGAGGCCGTAGGGCCCCACCCGTTCCAGCGCTTCCGCCTTGACGTGGCCGATGAACGCATCGCACGAATCGAACTCCACTAGCGCCGAGGCGAAGAGACCGACAACGGGGTCCGGGCCGGTGGTGGAGACCGTGAGGCCCGTAGTGGAGACTGCGGAGCCGGTGGTGAGGGCCGTGGTAACGGTGATCGCCGGTACCGTTGCTACGGTCGGGGTGATGGCAACCGGTCGGGTGGTGGTCACGGCCGGGTCCGGCGCGCAGGCGCCGACGAGGAGTGCCATGACGACCAACCAGACTGCGTGCTTCCTCATGTCCGGCTCCTTCCAGGAATGATTCTGATGGACGATTCCTCCCTATGACGCCCCGGGGCCGCCCTTCGGTTCCCGACCCCGCAGCGGGGCGGGTACCCTGGGGTCCGCACCGCTTCCTCATCAGGAGATCCACCCATTGACCGACCCCGGCCCCCTGCTGGCCGTCGAAGACCTGCATGCGTCTGTCGGCGGACAACCCATCCTGTGCGGCGTCAACCTCACTGCCCGTAGGGGCGAGATCCACGCCATCATGGGTCCCAACGGCTCCGGGAAGTCCACCCTGGCCAAGGTCTTGATGGGACATCCGGGCTACGAGGTCACGTCCGGGATGGTCTCCTTCAAGGGGGAGGACATAACGGAGGCCGATCCCCCCAGCCGGGCCAACATGGGAATGTTTCTCGCCTTCCAGTATCCGGAGGAGATTCCGGGCGTGTCGGTCGTCAACTTCCTCCGCACCGCGCTCAGCAACCGGACCGGGGTCGATTACACCGTTCTCGAGTTGCGGTTGCGGGTCATGGACGCCATGGAGTCGCTCGGCATGGATGCCTCCTTCGCCGACCGCTACGTGAACCAGGGCTTCTCCGGAGGCGAACGCAAGCGCAACGAGGTCCTGCAGATGGTGGTGCTCGAGCCGGAGCTGGCCATCATGGACGAGACCGACTCCGGACTCGACATAGATGCCCTCCAGGTCGTGGCCGAAGGGGTGAACCGCCTGGCCGGGCCCGAGCGCGGGTTTGTCGTCATAACCCATTACCAGCGGCTCCTCGACTACGTCACCCCCGACCACGTCCACGTACTGGTTGATGGCCGGATCGTGAGATCCGGTGGCGCCGATTTGGCCCATCAACTGGAGGAGGAAGGATACGAAGCCTTCCGAGCCGTCGCGGCGCCATGATCGACACCGACGCCGTACGCGGTGACTTCCCCATCCTGGAGCGCAGGATCAACGGCCGCAGGTTGGCCTTTCTCGACTCCGCGGCGAGCTCGCAGAAGCCGGTACAGGTGCTCGACGCGATGGCGGACATCTACCGTAACTCCTACGCCAACGTCCATCGCGGCGCCTACACCCTCTCGCACGAGGCTACCGAGGCCTACGAGGAGGCCCGCCACAAGGTGGCCGTCTTCCTGAACGCCACCAGCGACGAGGAGATCGTCTTCACCCGTAGCGCCACCGCAGCGATGAACCTGTTCGCATACGGCTGGGGCCTCAACAATCTCAAGTCGGGTGACCGGATCCTGACCAGCGTGATGGAGCACCACGCCAATATCGTGCCCTGGCACATCATCGCCCGCCACACCGGGGCGGAACTGCGCTACATGGAGTTGACCGACGGTTTCCGGCTCGATCTGGAAGGTGCTCACGACCGGTTCGACGAGCGGGTCAAGGTGGTGGCGGTATCGGGAATGTCCAACGTGCTGGGCACCATGCCACCGGTGGGCGAGATCGCCCGCCTGGCTCACGAGGTGGGGGCCGTGCTCCTGGTCGACGGCGCCCAACTGGTTCCTCACGCTCCGGTGGACGTCCGGACCCTCGGGGCCGACTTCCTGGGGTTCTCGGGCCACAAGATGCTCGGGCCGACCGGCATCGGGGTCTTGTGGGGTCGGAGGGCGCTGCTGGAGAGCATGGAGCCGGCCGAGGGCGGCGGCGAGATGATCCGAGATGTCCGATTGTACGAATCGGATTGGGCGGAGGTGCCACACAAGTTCGAGGCCGGTACCCCGCCGTTCGTGGAGGCTATCGGGTTGGGCGCGGCGGTGGACTACCTGTCCGCCATCGGGATGGACAACGTTCTCCAGCACGATCGGGAACTCACCGGCTACGCCCTGGAGCGGCTCGCCGGAGTCCCCGGCCTCTCCGTTCAGGGCCCGGCGGACACCGTTGACCGGGGTGGTGCGATCAGCTTCGACCTGGCCGGCATCCACGCCCACGACGTAGCCACCATCCTCGACCAGGAGGGTGTGGCGGTACGGGCCGGGCACCACTGCGCCAAGCCGTTGCTCCGGAGCCTGGGTCTGACCGCCTCGACCCGGGCGTCGTTCTACGTCTATAACGTGCCCGCGGAGGTGGACGCGCTGGTGGACGCCCTAGGCGTGGCCCGGCGCATATTCGGACTCGACGGCGCTTGAGGGACCGGGATTGCCGGCGGTGAGCAATCGGGTAACGGCAACGAACCGGCTGCGCTCTCCAGGAGGGTACTGAGAATGTCCAGTTGCCAGGTATCGGGCAATGAAACCCCAGGTCAATGCTTCGCTGGCCAACCCATCCCCGTCTCTTTCGGCACGCTCCTATGGTGGGACGCTCATGGCGCTTGAAGACCTCTACCGCGAGGTGATCCTCGACCATTACCGGAATCCCCGTAACCGGCAGGTCCTCGGGCGGGCCAACGCGGCCGCCGACGGGAACAATCCGCTGTGCGGCGACGAGGTCCGGGTCGAACTGCTGATCGAGGGGGGCGAGGTCACCGCTATCGGGGTGACCGGTCACGGATGCTCGATATCGCAAGCCTCGGGCTCGATGATGGGCGACGCGGTCAAGGGGCGGAGCATCGAGACGATCCGGACGCTCACGGACCGGTTCAAGGGCATGATGAGCATTGACGGCGCCGGTGAGCCCGGGCTCGACCCGAGCCGGCCGGGTGCGGTCCTGGGTGATCTGGAGGCACTCCAGGGAGTCCGCAAGTTCCCGGTCCGCATCAAGTGCGCCAACCTGCCCTGGACCACTCTGGAAGAGGCCATCAACAACTTCGTTGCCAGTCATTAGTTCCTGGCAACTAGCCAACTAAAGGATTCCTCCCTCGGTCATCCGCTTGATGTCCAGCACCCGATCCAACTCCTCCGCGTCCATCAGACCCATGTCGAGCACCACCTCGCGGATGGTGCGGCCCGTGGCGTAGGCCTCCTTGGCCACCCGGGCGCCCATGTCGTAGCCGATGCGCGGGTTGAGGGCGGTGACCACCGCCAGGTTGCTCTCCGCCAGCCGGCGAGCCCGCACCGCATCCGCCTCGATCCCGTCGACGCAGCGTTCCCGCAGGGTGGACGAGGCGGTGGCCAGGAGCCCGATCGACTCCAGGAGGTTGTGGGCCATCATCGGCATCATCACGTTGAGCTCGAAGTTGCCGCTGGCACCGCCCCATGAGATGGCCGAGTCGTTTCCGATCACCTGCGCGGCAACCTGGCACACCATCTCGGGAATGACCGGATTGACCTTTCCGGGCATGATCGAGGATCCCGGCTGGAGGGCGGGAAGCCTGATCTCCCCCAGGCCCGTACGGGGTCCCGACGCCAGCCAGCGCAGATCGTTGGCGATCTTGGACAGGGACACCGCGACGGTCTTCAGGGCGCCCGAAGCCATGACGACCGCATCCTTCCCCGCCTGGGCCTCGAAGTGGTTGGCGGCCTCCCGGAGCGGATAGCCGGTCCTCCTGGCCATCAGCCCGATGACCGAAGCCGCGAACCCGGGCGGCGCGTTGATTCCCGTTCCGACGGCGGTGCCTCCCAGGGCGAGCTCGTCGAGGTCGGGCAACACCGCCAGCAGGCGTTCGACGCCCTTCGCGACCTGCGCCGCGTACGAGGAGAACTCCTGGCCCAGCGTCACGGGCGTGGCGTCCATCAGGTGGGTGCGGCCGGACTTGACCACGTCCCCGAAGTCGGCCGACCTCGCCTCGAGCGATCGAGCCAGCGCCTCCAGCGCAGGCATCAGGTCCTCTCTGGTGGCGGACGCAGCCGCCACGTGCATGGCGGTGGGGATCACATCGTTCGAGGACTGGCCGAAGTTGACGTGATCGTTGGGATGGACCGACCGGTCCCCTGTCGAACCTCCGAGCAACTGGGCGGCCCGGTTGGCGATGACCTCGTTGGCGTTGGTGTTGGTGGAGGTACCCGACCCGGTCTGGAAGACGTCGAGCACGAAGTGGTCGTCCCAGAGACCGGCCATGACCTCGTCCGCTGCCTGCGACACCGCCGAGGCGATCTCGGTCGGCAGATGACGTTCCGCGCCCGCCACCTGCGCGGCCGAGCCCTTGATCAGGCCGAGCGCCCAGATGAACCAGCGGCCGAACCTACGGTCGGAGATGGGGAAGTTCTCTACTGCCCTCCGGGTCGAGGCGCCGTAGAGAGCATCCGATGGGATCTCCACCTCCCCCATGGAGTCCTTCTCGATCCGGAACCGCACCAACCCCTCACCTTCGTCACCTCGACCGCGCCCTTCATGGGCGGGGCATAGCGAGTGTACCCCGCCGGGCCATCCGGCAGCACACCTCGCCACCACGCTCCTACAGGCCGAGACGCTCGATCCGGTCGGGATAGCGCTGCCAGTCCTTCTCGACCTTCACGCGGAGATCCAGGAAGATCCGCCGGCCCAGCGCCTCCTCCAGCTCGCGCCGCGCCCGGGTGCCGGCATCGCGCAAGTTGGTCCCGCCCGCACCCACCACGATCCCCTTCTGGGACTCCCGCTCCACGTAGATGACCGCTTCGATACGGGTCAGGCCATCCTCCCGGACCTCGATCCCCTCGGTCTTGACGGCTACCGAGTGGGGTAACTCCTGCCAGAGCCCGGGTAGCAACTTCTCCCGGACGGTCTCGGCGATCAATACCTCGTCCGGCCGGTCGCTCACCACACCGGGTGGATACAGGGCCGGACCTTCCGGCAGGCGGGGAACCAGCTCGGCGACCACCCTTTCCAGGCCGTCGCCCTCGAGAGCCGAGACCGGGATGTAGGCGCCGAAGTCCCACAGCGCCGCCTCGCTCAACCGTTCCGCCACGCGACTCTTGCGCGCCGCGTCCACCTTGTTGACGATCAGGACCACCTGCTCCTGTTCCACCGAGTCGAGGAGGTGTTCCGCTATACGGCGGTCTCCGGGCCCAACCCGGGCGGTGGCGTCTATGACGAACACCGTGCAGTCGGCGTCGGTCACGGTCCGGTATGCGGTCGAGTTGAGGCGCTCACCCAGGGCCGTCCGGGGGCGGTGGAGCCCGGGCGTATCCACGAACACGATCTGGGCGGCGGTGTCTTCCACCGTCAGAACGCCCCGGACGCTCAATCGGGTGGTCTGCGGCCGCCGGGAGGTGATGGTCACCTTCTGCCCGACCAGGCTGTTGATCAACGTCGACTTGCCGACGTTGGGCCGCCCCACCACCGCCACGAATCCGGAACGCACGCGGCTCTCAGCGATCGGTGTCACCCACCCGGTGGACCAGCACGCGTTCCACCCGCCGACCCTGCACCCGGTCGGCGACCAGCACGGCCTCACCCATCTCGAAGCGCTCCCCCACCATCGGAACCCGCCCTGCCAGCCCGAGCACCAGGCCGCCCACGGTATCCCACTCGTCATCGGGCAGATCGGCGCCCAAGACCTGGTTGAGGTCGTCCACCGACAATCGAGCCGCCACCAGGAACCCTCCGTCATCCAGAGGCTGCACCATGGGGGCCTCGGTGTCGTACTCGTCGACTATCTCACCCACCAACTCCTCGATCAGGTCCTCGATGGTGACCAGCCCGGCGGTCCCGCCGAACTCGTCCACCGCAATGGCGATGTGAATCTGGGTCGACTGCATCTCCCGGAGCAGGTCGGGCACGGGCTTGGACTCGGGAACGAAGTAGGGCTCGCGGGAGATCCGGGTGACGGGCTCCGGATCCCGTGATGCCGCCACCCGGCCCAACAAGTCCTTGGCATACACCATTCCCACTATGTCGTCCGTCCCCTTGCCGGTGACCGGCACCCGCGAGTAGCCGCAGTCCAGGATGAGATCCAGGGCCTCCGTGGTGGTGCTGGCGGCGCCCAGCGTCACCATGTCCGTTCGCGGCACCATCACCTCGCGCACGATGGCATCGGAGAACTCCAGAACCGAGGAGATCATACGGATCTCCTCTCGATCCGACGGATCGTGATCGCCGTTGGCCACGGCCGGGGCCAGGACGATGTCCTCCTCGTCCTCGATCAGGTCTCCCGCCCGGCTGCCGATCGAGATCGCCAGGCGCAACAGCCTGGCCAGCCGGTATGCGATCCGGTGGGGCCGCTTCCGGCCGACCGAGCGGGGCCACAGGTCTCCCAGCAGCACGATCATGGCGGCCGTCAGCGCCAGCGCCATAGCCAGCCGCGACCCGCTCAGCATGGCCCCGGTAGCCCAGGCGGCCGAGAGGGCGACGGTCACCAGGAGGGTGGCATGTATCAAGGAGATGGCCGGCCGGATACGGGTGCGCTCCTCCAGCAGCTCCGCGACGATCCCGGCGCCCTCCCTGCCGTCCGCGGCGTCGTGCAAGGCATCGGCTCGAGGCGTGCGGACCAGCGACTCACCGGCCGCCCGGAGCGCTGCCGCCAGCGAGAGCACCGCCACCGCCGCCGTCCAGGCCAGCCAGTTCATCTCCGCTCCATCCCGATCGCGGCCAGGAGGTGGCGCTCCCTCGATTCCATTTCTTCGGCCTCCGAATCCGACTCATGGTCATAACCGACCAGGTGCAGCAGACCGTGGGTGACCATGAGCGCCATCTCATCCTCGTACGCAGTGCCGAGGCGCCGCGCCTGGTCTTGGACGTAACAGGGCGCGATGATCACGTCGCCGAGCGCGTACGGTACCCCCGCCCCGCTCCGGGCGGCGCTCTCCCGATGCCTCACACCGCGCGGCGCAAGAGGTAGCGCCAGCACGTCGGTCGGCCCTTCCCGGCCCAGGAACCGCTGATTGTGTACCGCCATGTCATCGTCGGTTACCAGCATGATCCCCACCTCGGTGGACGATGGCATGTCCTCCTTCTCCAGCACGACCGCCGCCAGGGCGCAGAGGCCATCCCCGTCGACCGGTAGGTCCTGGTGGTTCGATAAGAGAATCTCCACGGGCTACGTATCCAACCGCGGGCGTTCAACCCGGTTCTCCGCCGGGGAAGTCCGGGTAGGGGATGCGCTGGTGGTAGTGCCCCACCAGAGCCTCGACCATGGCTTCCTTCACCCTGCTGAGATCCCCCAGCGTCACATCCGAAGCCGAGAGCTGGCCGTCGGCCACCTTCTCCCCGACCACTTTCTCCACCAACTGCTCGATGCGTTCCGGCGTGGGCTCCTCCACCTGGAAGACCGCCCGGCAGGCGCCCTCGACCGAGTCGGCGAGCATGACGATGGCCATTTCCTTCTTGACCGGTTTGCGCCCCGCGTGGCGGTAGTCCTCCCTGTCCACGGCATCGTCCCCGTACTGCTTGCGGGCCTTGTTGTAGAAGAAATGCATGATGCCGTCGCCATGGTGGGTGATGACGGCTTCGGCCACATCTCCGGGGATCCGGAACTTGCGCGCCAGGCTCAGGCCGTCCAGCACGTGGCGGCGCAGCACCTCGGCGGACCGCAGGGGGGGCATCTCGTCATGGGGGTTCTGGATGCCGAACTGGTTCTCGATGAAGAACTGTGGATGCTCGGTCTTGCCGAGATCGTGGTAGTAGGCGCCCGCCCGGGCCAGCAACGGGTTGGCGCCCACCGCTCGGGCCGCTCGATCCGCCAGCGTCCCCACCATCAGGGAGTGGTTGAAGGAGCCGATGGCCTTCTCCTCCAGCAGGCGGAGGGCAGGATGGTTGCGATCGGTCAGGTCCAGGAGTCGTAGCGAGGTGGTGATGTCGAACACGATCTCCAGAACCGAGAGCAGCGAGCTTCCGACCAGCCAGGAGATGGCGCCACCGCCGACCGCGAACGCCGCCGACCGGAGAATGCTGATGTCCTGGGGGAAGAACCAGGCGATCAGCGCCGCGACGCCGCCGCACATCGCCATGATGTAAAGGCCCGCCCGCCGCAGGTCGCGCCGGGCCGAGATAGCCGATACGAACGGGATCGGTACGAGCACCGACAGGCCGGCGTACAGCGTGTAGCCGGGGTCGGTGGTGGCAATGGACGTCATCGATCCCACGACCACAGCCATCAGCACCGCCGTGCGGGCGTCGAACAGGATGGCGGTCATCAGGCCGAAGGCGGCCGCCGGCATCAGGAAGCCGATCGCGCCGTCTCCCCCGGCTGCGAACACGGCCGCCCCACGGGCCGACACCGCCGCCAGCACCACCAGCAGGCCGAACAGGGACATGCGGCGCATCGAGTTCCAGACGCTCCTTTGGAACCTGTATAGGTAGAGCGCAGGCAACCCGACCACGATGGCCACCGCCGCCGCCAGCGCTACGTATCGGGGCGCCGCCCGCCCGAGCAGCCCCGCATCGGACAGCGCCGCCTCGATCTCCTCGGTGACCTCCCGGCCCTCCTCCACGATCACTTCACCGGCCTCATACCGGATGGTCAGGGGGACGACCTCGCCCGCCCTCTCCTCCCGGAGACCCTCCGTAGCCACGGCGTCGACCGTCTTGTTGGCCGCTAGGAACACGGTGGCCACCTCCGGCACCACCTGGGAGACCTGCTGCCATATCGCCGAGTCGGCCTCCGGTAGCTGGACGAACCTGGGCGTGGAGCGGATCTGTATCTGGACCTCGCGCAGGTCCTCGCTGAGGATCCCGCCGTCGGTATTGAGAGCCTCGGTCGCCAGCAGGAGGGTCTCGCGTTCGATCGAGAGCAGCCACGGCTCCTGGCCCCGGATCTCGCGGAGGACGTCCCCCGTGGCGATGTCTACAAGGAGGGAGACCGCACTGTCCGACAGCAGCAGGCCGCGCGCCTGGAGGCTGGCCAACTGGGTGTCCTTGGAGGTCACGGCGGGGCGCAAGGGGATGTGGATCGTAACCGTCTCCTGGCCGTCCACGAGCTCAACGTCCTGGGAGAGGAGCTGCTCGGGGCCGGTCAACCTGTCAGGAACGGAGTCGGTATCGATGAGAACGGCCGCGGGCCCCGGCGCCATCCGTCCGACCGAGTAACGACCGTCCGAGAACGTGACCGTCTCGAAGCGGGTCCCGGTCGCGTCGTAGGCCACCACCCTCACGTCTCCGAGGCCGTAATCCACCGCGAGGTTGAAGAACCCGTTCGCATCGGTATCGATGAACACCCGCCCGTTGACACCGGCCGTCGCGGCCACGGCGGTGGGCAGGGTGGTCGGCGTGGGCGCCTCCTGGGTGACCGTGCCCGGTTCCTGCCCCGGCTCCGCACCCGGATCGACGGTCGTGGCCACGGTCGTCGCGACGGTGGTGGTGGGTACCGTCTGGCGGGCCACGGTGCTCGTCGTGGTGACCACCGGCAACGGGCGGGCGCCCTGATCGACGGTGGCGGCCCGCAGCGACTGGAAGAAGGCCCGGATGTCGTTGATCACGATGGCGTCGATTTCCTCGTGCCGCCCGTACACCGGGTCCACCGCATCCCGCGCCGCCTGGCGGGCGACCTCGGTGGCAGCGGAGTCCTGGATCTCGATCGGGGACTCCGCCACGAAGGCCTGGGGCGCCGGCTCCCCCACCACCACCTGGACGGTGGTGAACTCCTGGTTGATCAGCATGCCGGCCCAGGAGAGTGCAGCGGTAGCCACCAGGATCAGCCCGGTGATCACGGCCCTGACACGGCGTGTCATCGGCCGGTCGGCCCCTTGTCCGCCGCCTCGTAGGCTTTCACGATCTCTGCCACCAGACGGTGGCGAACGACATCGGCGGCGTCCAGGTGGACCACTGCGACGTCCCGCACCTGCCCCAGGATTCCCCGGGCGTGGGCCAGCCCCGACAGGCGATCCGGCGGCAGATCGACCTGGGTGGCGTCGCCGGTGATGATCATCTTCGAGTTGAACCCCAGCCTGGTCAAGAACATCTTCATCTGCGCCCGGGACGTGTTCTGCGCCTCGTCCAGCACCACGATCGAATCGTTGAGCGTGCGGCCCCGCATGTAGGCAAGGGGGGCGATCTCGATCGTTCCCCTCTCTATGTAGCCCATGACGTCGTCGGGCCCGAGCATCTCGTACAAGGCGTCGTACAGTGGTCGGAGATAGGGGTTGAACTTGGCCTCCAGATCGCCGGGCAGGAAGCCGAGCCTCTCCCCTGCCTCGACCGCCGGCCTGGTGAGGACTATCCGCTTGACCTTCCCCGTGATCAAGGACTCCGTGGCGGCCGCCATGGCCAGATAGGTCTTGCCGGTCCCGGCCGGACCGATCCCGAACACGAGAGTCGACCGACGGATCGCCTCGACATAGCGGAGCTGGCCCACCGTCTTGGGCCGGATGATCTTGCCGCGGGCCACTTCGATGGTCTCCCCCAGGACACCACTGGGAGAGGGCACCGAGTCATTGACCATCTGTATCACCCGATTCACACCTTCCGGCTCCAGACTCATGCCCTGCTGCACGAGCATCAGCAACTCCTCCACCACTTTGTGGGCACGGCGGGCCGCCCGTCCGTCGCCCTGGAACACGATCTCGTCACCACGCGCCACGATCACGGCTTCGGGATATGCCGTTTCCACCATCCGGAGGTGGGAATCCCGTTCGCCGAGCAGGTCCAGCATCAGGCTGATGCCGGGGACATGCAGAGTGAGGGCAGGCGGCGCGGAGGGAAGCATTAACGAGGCAGGGCGATGGTGCGGAGCTCCAAAGGCCCGTTCAGGATACCACGAGAGCCTGGACTATCGATGACCACCACTAGTGGTCTGTCTGTGTTTCTTGCCGCGGATGGCAGGCCGGGCCCGCGCATCGGCGCCTCAGAGGAGCTCTTCACCACCGGCATCGGCGAACTGGCGCATTAGCTTGCGCTGGGTCCGGCTGAGCCTGGTGGGCACCACCACCTTGACGCGCAGGTAGAGATCA
The bacterium genome window above contains:
- a CDS encoding PhoH family protein, which produces MLDLLGERDSHLRMVETAYPEAVIVARGDEIVFQGDGRAARRAHKVVEELLMLVQQGMSLEPEGVNRVIQMVNDSVPSPSGVLGETIEVARGKIIRPKTVGQLRYVEAIRRSTLVFGIGPAGTGKTYLAMAAATESLITGKVKRIVLTRPAVEAGERLGFLPGDLEAKFNPYLRPLYDALYEMLGPDDVMGYIERGTIEIAPLAYMRGRTLNDSIVVLDEAQNTSRAQMKMFLTRLGFNSKMIITGDATQVDLPPDRLSGLAHARGILGQVRDVAVVHLDAADVVRHRLVAEIVKAYEAADKGPTGR
- a CDS encoding HDIG domain-containing protein translates to MTRRVRAVITGLILVATAALSWAGMLINQEFTTVQVVVGEPAPQAFVAESPIEIQDSAATEVARQAARDAVDPVYGRHEEIDAIVINDIRAFFQSLRAATVDQGARPLPVVTTTSTVARQTVPTTTVATTVATTVDPGAEPGQEPGTVTQEAPTPTTLPTAVAATAGVNGRVFIDTDANGFFNLAVDYGLGDVRVVAYDATGTRFETVTFSDGRYSVGRMAPGPAAVLIDTDSVPDRLTGPEQLLSQDVELVDGQETVTIHIPLRPAVTSKDTQLASLQARGLLLSDSAVSLLVDIATGDVLREIRGQEPWLLSIERETLLLATEALNTDGGILSEDLREVQIQIRSTPRFVQLPEADSAIWQQVSQVVPEVATVFLAANKTVDAVATEGLREERAGEVVPLTIRYEAGEVIVEEGREVTEEIEAALSDAGLLGRAAPRYVALAAAVAIVVGLPALYLYRFQRSVWNSMRRMSLFGLLVVLAAVSARGAAVFAAGGDGAIGFLMPAAAFGLMTAILFDARTAVLMAVVVGSMTSIATTDPGYTLYAGLSVLVPIPFVSAISARRDLRRAGLYIMAMCGGVAALIAWFFPQDISILRSAAFAVGGGAISWLVGSSLLSVLEIVFDITTSLRLLDLTDRNHPALRLLEEKAIGSFNHSLMVGTLADRAARAVGANPLLARAGAYYHDLGKTEHPQFFIENQFGIQNPHDEMPPLRSAEVLRRHVLDGLSLARKFRIPGDVAEAVITHHGDGIMHFFYNKARKQYGDDAVDREDYRHAGRKPVKKEMAIVMLADSVEGACRAVFQVEEPTPERIEQLVEKVVGEKVADGQLSASDVTLGDLSRVKEAMVEALVGHYHQRIPYPDFPGGEPG